A DNA window from Gemmatimonadaceae bacterium contains the following coding sequences:
- the ileS gene encoding isoleucine--tRNA ligase, whose protein sequence is MTVVELTPRFAPLPPERPADAVERELLERWRDEKLFEASLAARAGAPRWVFFEGPPTANGKPGIHHVFARTIKDLFCRHRHMQGFRVDRKAGWDTHGLPVEIEVEKELGISGKQDIERVGVAEFNRRCRESVFRYREDWEKLSNRIAFWLDYEHAYVTYHNAYIESVWWALSMLHAKGLLYQGHKILPYCPRCGTALSSHEVAQGYEDVEDPSVYLQLPLREAGPEGERRILVWTTTPWTLVSNAALAVSPDLTYAELKRKKGATHTVILAEARVSAVLGGDWQDRWDVVTTFPGTALAGAHYQRPLDWMAFADGAREIIVTTGFVSADDGTGVVHLAPAFGADDYQAGQQFELAFLQPVNARGEFPEGMPLVGGMFVKAADPVIIEELKRRGVLFKDGRLTHSYPHCWRCKTPLLYYARSSWFVRTTAFKDAMLERNRHVNWNPAEVGAGRFGSWLENNIDWAISRDRFWGTPLPVWVCDAESSHREVIGSFAHLAVQTGRTLGADFDPHKPHIDGYTWPCSECDGTMRRVPEVIDTWFDSGSMPFAQWHFPFEHREEFAQQYPGDFIAEGVDQTRGWFYSLLAIATGLGDALHPNDGRKTGDGRREKDAAARSHGDLSRDIDAYAVDSHKSGGHFLPPGVAEPYKAVVVNDLVLDANGQKMSKTRGNTVDPWQVIERHGADAVRLFLVASSQIWVPRRFDEQVIRETAGRFLVTLKNVYNGIFAQYANFGWAPSAADPAVADRPLLDRWVLSRLAAVEAEVDAELQRYDATAASRALMEFVTEDVANWYVRLSRGRFYEVDGDGNRAAFATLHEVLTVVSRLLAPFAPFVSDWIHRALTGSSVHLARYVREGAPARDLPLEAAMREVRALATLGRAAREEAGLKVRQPLARLVCVAGEAPQALLDELVPLLASELNVKAVEFLGSADSLVSLEAKANFRSLGKKWGKETPQAAKAVNALHSATLLAFERGEVVHITVGGHSHPLDAEDLTVVRKASGSLVVSQDGMRFAAVDPTLTDALRREGLARELVSRVQRFRKESGLNVSDRITLWVAGPAALHDAVDAHRGWICDETLTLQLHIADTIAPDAPPGTTADLDGVPATLALRKVS, encoded by the coding sequence GTGACCGTTGTGGAACTGACCCCGCGTTTTGCGCCGCTGCCGCCGGAGCGTCCGGCCGACGCGGTGGAGCGCGAACTGCTCGAGCGCTGGCGCGACGAGAAGCTCTTCGAGGCGTCGCTCGCCGCGCGCGCCGGCGCGCCGCGCTGGGTCTTCTTCGAGGGGCCGCCCACCGCCAACGGCAAGCCGGGCATCCATCACGTCTTTGCGCGCACCATCAAGGACCTCTTCTGCCGGCATCGGCACATGCAGGGCTTCCGGGTGGATCGCAAGGCGGGATGGGACACGCACGGCCTCCCCGTGGAAATCGAGGTCGAGAAGGAACTCGGCATCAGCGGCAAGCAGGACATCGAGCGCGTCGGCGTGGCGGAGTTCAACCGCCGCTGCCGCGAGAGCGTGTTCCGCTATCGCGAGGACTGGGAGAAGCTGTCCAACCGCATCGCCTTCTGGCTCGACTACGAGCACGCGTACGTCACGTACCACAATGCGTACATCGAAAGCGTCTGGTGGGCGCTCTCGATGCTGCACGCGAAGGGCTTGCTGTACCAGGGGCACAAGATCCTGCCGTACTGCCCGCGGTGCGGCACGGCGCTCTCGAGCCATGAGGTGGCGCAGGGCTACGAGGACGTCGAGGATCCGTCCGTCTACCTGCAGCTGCCGCTGCGCGAGGCGGGGCCCGAGGGAGAGCGCCGCATCCTCGTCTGGACGACGACGCCGTGGACGCTCGTGTCGAATGCCGCGCTGGCGGTGAGCCCGGATCTCACGTACGCCGAACTCAAGCGCAAGAAGGGGGCAACGCACACGGTGATCCTCGCCGAGGCGCGCGTGAGCGCGGTGCTGGGCGGCGACTGGCAGGATCGCTGGGACGTGGTGACGACGTTCCCGGGGACGGCGCTGGCCGGCGCGCACTATCAGCGACCGCTCGACTGGATGGCGTTCGCCGACGGGGCGCGCGAGATCATCGTGACGACCGGTTTCGTCTCCGCGGACGACGGCACCGGCGTGGTGCACCTGGCGCCCGCGTTCGGCGCGGACGACTACCAGGCGGGACAGCAGTTCGAGCTGGCCTTCCTGCAGCCGGTCAACGCGCGCGGCGAGTTCCCGGAGGGGATGCCGCTGGTTGGCGGGATGTTCGTGAAGGCCGCCGATCCCGTCATCATCGAGGAGCTCAAGCGGCGCGGCGTGCTGTTCAAGGACGGACGCCTCACGCACAGCTATCCCCACTGCTGGCGCTGCAAGACGCCGCTGTTGTACTACGCGCGCTCGTCGTGGTTCGTGCGCACGACGGCGTTCAAGGACGCGATGCTCGAGCGCAACCGGCACGTGAACTGGAACCCGGCCGAAGTCGGGGCCGGGCGGTTTGGCAGCTGGCTCGAGAACAACATCGACTGGGCGATCTCGCGCGACCGCTTCTGGGGGACGCCGCTCCCGGTCTGGGTCTGCGACGCCGAGTCGTCGCACCGCGAGGTGATTGGCAGCTTTGCGCACCTCGCGGTGCAGACGGGCCGGACGCTCGGCGCCGACTTCGACCCGCACAAGCCGCACATCGACGGCTACACCTGGCCGTGCAGCGAATGCGACGGGACGATGCGCCGCGTGCCGGAAGTCATCGACACCTGGTTCGACTCGGGCTCGATGCCGTTTGCGCAGTGGCACTTCCCGTTCGAGCATCGCGAGGAATTCGCGCAGCAGTATCCGGGCGACTTCATCGCCGAGGGCGTGGACCAGACGCGCGGGTGGTTCTACTCGCTGCTCGCGATTGCGACGGGACTTGGGGATGCGTTGCATCCGAACGACGGACGGAAGACGGGAGACGGGAGACGGGAGAAGGACGCGGCGGCGCGCTCGCATGGTGACCTTTCGCGCGACATCGACGCCTACGCAGTGGACTCGCACAAGTCGGGCGGGCATTTCCTGCCGCCGGGCGTCGCCGAGCCGTACAAGGCCGTGGTGGTGAACGACCTGGTGCTCGATGCGAACGGCCAGAAGATGTCGAAGACGCGCGGCAACACCGTGGATCCGTGGCAGGTGATCGAGCGCCACGGCGCCGATGCGGTGCGGCTCTTCCTCGTCGCGTCCAGCCAGATCTGGGTGCCGCGGCGCTTCGACGAGCAGGTGATCCGCGAGACGGCGGGACGCTTTCTCGTCACGCTCAAGAACGTCTACAACGGCATCTTCGCGCAGTACGCGAACTTCGGGTGGGCGCCGTCGGCGGCCGATCCGGCCGTGGCCGACCGCCCGCTGCTCGACCGCTGGGTGCTGTCGCGGCTCGCCGCGGTGGAGGCCGAGGTGGACGCCGAGTTGCAGCGCTACGACGCCACGGCGGCGTCGCGCGCGCTGATGGAGTTCGTGACCGAGGACGTGGCCAACTGGTACGTGCGGCTGTCGCGCGGGCGCTTCTACGAGGTGGATGGCGACGGGAACCGCGCGGCGTTCGCGACGCTGCACGAGGTGCTCACCGTCGTCTCGCGCCTGCTGGCGCCGTTCGCGCCGTTCGTGAGCGACTGGATTCATCGCGCGCTCACCGGGAGTTCGGTGCACCTGGCCCGCTACGTGCGCGAGGGTGCGCCGGCGCGCGACCTTCCGCTGGAGGCGGCGATGCGCGAGGTGCGTGCGCTGGCGACGCTCGGCCGCGCCGCGCGCGAGGAGGCCGGCCTCAAGGTGCGCCAGCCGCTCGCGCGGCTCGTCTGCGTGGCCGGCGAGGCGCCGCAAGCGCTGCTCGACGAACTCGTGCCCCTGCTCGCGAGCGAGCTCAACGTGAAGGCGGTGGAGTTCCTCGGCTCGGCCGACTCGCTGGTGTCGCTCGAAGCCAAGGCGAACTTCCGCTCCCTCGGCAAGAAGTGGGGCAAGGAGACGCCGCAGGCCGCCAAGGCCGTGAATGCGCTGCACAGCGCCACGCTGCTGGCGTTCGAGCGCGGCGAGGTGGTGCACATCACCGTCGGCGGGCACTCGCATCCGCTCGACGCCGAGGACCTCACGGTGGTGCGCAAGGCGAGCGGATCGCTCGTCGTGTCGCAGGACGGCATGCGCTTTGCCGCCGTCGATCCCACGCTGACCGACGCGCTGCGGCGCGAGGGTCTCGCCCGCGAGCTGGTGAGCCGCGTGCAGCGCTTCCGCAAGGAATCGGGGCTGAACGTGAGCGACCGCATCACGCTGTGGGTGGCCGGCCCGGCCGCCCTGCACGACGCGGTGGACGCCCACCGCGGCTGGATCTGTGACGAAACGCTGACGCTGCAGCTGCACATCGCGGACACGATTGCCCCCGATGCTCCCCCCGGCACGACCGCCGATCTCGATGGCGTGCCAGCTACCCTCGCACTTCGAAAGGTATCCTGA
- a CDS encoding purine-nucleoside phosphorylase — MSVRFPGSEHAHTTAAVDAAVRAVRARTALVPDVALILGTGLGAVGKAIAVECAIPYGDIPGFPLSTVESHAGRLLVGTLAGRRVIAMQGRFHRYEGYALQQVTFPVRVLRALGATTLLVSNACGGMHPLWAPGDLMLISDHINLLGDNPLIGPHDTAFGDRFPDMSAPYDPGLRAIARQVAAERGITLREGVYVAVSGPNLETRAEYRMLRAIGADVVGMSTVPEVIVAVQAGMRVMGVSIITDQCLPDALEPANLAKILANAGTAEPQLEALVRGVMERL; from the coding sequence ATGTCCGTCCGCTTTCCTGGATCCGAGCACGCCCACACGACCGCCGCCGTTGATGCGGCGGTGCGCGCCGTGCGCGCGCGGACCGCCCTCGTGCCGGACGTCGCGCTCATACTCGGCACGGGACTCGGGGCGGTGGGCAAGGCGATCGCGGTGGAGTGCGCCATCCCGTACGGCGACATCCCCGGCTTCCCGCTGTCGACGGTCGAGTCGCACGCGGGTCGATTGCTCGTGGGGACGCTGGCCGGGCGGCGCGTCATCGCGATGCAGGGGCGGTTTCACCGGTACGAAGGGTACGCGCTGCAGCAGGTGACGTTTCCGGTGCGCGTCCTGCGCGCGCTCGGGGCGACGACGCTGCTCGTCTCGAATGCCTGCGGCGGCATGCATCCGTTGTGGGCGCCGGGCGACCTGATGCTGATCTCCGACCACATCAACCTGCTGGGCGACAATCCGCTCATCGGGCCGCATGACACGGCGTTCGGCGATCGCTTTCCCGACATGAGCGCGCCGTACGACCCGGGGCTGCGTGCCATCGCCCGTCAGGTGGCGGCCGAGCGCGGCATCACGCTGCGCGAAGGCGTGTACGTGGCCGTGTCGGGGCCCAACCTCGAGACGCGCGCCGAGTACCGGATGCTGCGCGCGATCGGCGCCGACGTCGTCGGCATGAGCACGGTTCCCGAGGTGATTGTCGCCGTGCAGGCGGGGATGCGGGTGATGGGCGTCTCGATCATCACCGATCAATGCCTGCCCGACGCGCTCGAGCCCGCGAACCTCGCCAAGATCCTTGCCAATGCCGGGACCGCCGAGCCGCAGCTCGAAGCGCTCGTCCGCGGCGTGATGGAGCGCCTGTGA